One genomic window of Bremerella sp. JC817 includes the following:
- a CDS encoding multidrug efflux RND transporter permease subunit, which yields MSRFFIYRPIFATVISIVIVLAGAVAQTTLPVAKFPQITPPTVQVTAFYPGANPNVIAETVASPIEQEVNGVENMLYMSSTCADDGSYTLNVTFETGTDMDMATVLVQNRVAIANPKLPEDVRRQGVTTKKQSTQIVQFITLTSENPNHDGLFLSNYATINLRDQLGRIDGVGALNIFGADDYSMRVWLDPTKLKTRDLTTADVIAAIQEQNVQVAAGRVGEPPTSDATAFQMVINTQGRLAEVRQFEDLILKTGEGNGITRLKDVATVELGAKSYNFSAYSNGSSCAAIAVYQLPGANALDLAAAVKEQMERMKRQFPQGMTYSIPFDTTRFVDASITEVYSTLFIAVLLVVLVIFIFLQDWRATLVPTAAIPVALIGTFAMMAGIGFSINMLTLFGIVLAIGIVVDDAIVVVENASRHIDAGLSPKEAAVKAMDEITGPVIATTLVLLAVFVPTAFMGGIVGEMYRQFALTISAAVALSTVNALSLSPALCGLLLRPTKETAQRGEFLPRTLVALLLAAVGCWLAFRFVGGLGWTTTVAAIAAPIIAALAGWLCAAFLNGLLRGFFRVFNRAFDFGTKRYEWVVSALVRRISIAIVLFTILLVTTGYGLQSIPNGFLPLEDQGYAFVNIQLPDASAQSRTVEVVKEIDKIIAETEGVADWVSVAGFSILSGTAGSNSGLVAVVFEPWEDRKSPSLSQMAILGRINAKLRTLKEASCIVFPPPPIDGLGNASGFQMQVQDVGGAGLTTLQTITDEMVADGNAQSGLQGLNTTFRADVPQLYAEIDRTKVKSLDIPLNSVFETMQAFMGSAYVNDFNQFGRTWQVRVQADQRFRIEPEDLLRLEVRNKAGEMIPLGAFTTVRRTVGPQVIQRYNLYPSAQINGQPAPGYSSGEALTLMEQMAANKFPPSISYEWTGMSYQEKLLSESESLTENPSFILFLSILLVFLVLAAQYESWTSPMAVIAVVPLSALGVVIALLSRGADNNVYTQIGLVLLVALASKNAILIVEFAAELRRDGKSLIDSAVEAATLRFRAILMTAFSSILGFLPLLIAAGAGAASRQAVGNAVVGGMMAATIFSLLFVPSFFVIFRGLGEWLGIQAKPEPQPAKK from the coding sequence ATGTCTCGCTTCTTCATCTATCGGCCGATCTTTGCCACGGTTATTTCGATTGTCATCGTACTTGCCGGTGCGGTGGCTCAAACGACGTTACCGGTGGCCAAGTTCCCGCAGATCACGCCTCCTACGGTTCAGGTCACCGCCTTTTACCCAGGTGCGAATCCCAACGTGATCGCGGAAACCGTGGCTTCCCCGATTGAACAGGAAGTCAATGGCGTCGAGAACATGCTCTATATGTCGTCGACCTGCGCGGACGATGGTTCGTACACGTTGAACGTGACGTTCGAAACCGGCACCGACATGGACATGGCCACCGTGCTCGTGCAAAACCGGGTTGCCATTGCGAATCCCAAGCTGCCGGAAGATGTCCGGCGGCAAGGCGTGACGACGAAGAAGCAGTCGACACAAATTGTTCAGTTCATCACGCTCACTTCGGAGAACCCGAACCACGACGGCCTCTTTCTCAGCAATTACGCGACGATCAATCTTCGGGACCAACTCGGGCGTATCGATGGGGTTGGAGCATTGAATATCTTCGGAGCGGACGATTACAGTATGCGAGTCTGGCTCGATCCAACAAAACTCAAGACACGTGATCTAACAACCGCCGATGTGATCGCAGCCATCCAGGAACAGAATGTTCAAGTCGCTGCAGGCCGAGTTGGCGAACCACCCACGTCGGACGCGACGGCGTTTCAGATGGTAATCAACACCCAGGGACGCTTGGCGGAAGTTCGCCAGTTTGAAGACCTGATTTTGAAGACGGGCGAAGGAAACGGGATTACCCGGCTGAAAGATGTCGCGACGGTCGAACTGGGGGCGAAATCGTATAACTTCAGCGCCTATTCCAACGGATCGAGCTGCGCGGCGATTGCAGTCTATCAGCTGCCGGGGGCGAACGCTCTCGATCTGGCCGCGGCGGTTAAAGAGCAGATGGAGCGAATGAAGCGGCAGTTTCCCCAGGGAATGACGTATTCCATTCCGTTCGACACGACCCGCTTTGTCGACGCCTCGATCACCGAAGTTTATTCGACGCTCTTCATCGCCGTGCTGCTAGTGGTGTTGGTGATCTTTATCTTCCTGCAGGACTGGCGAGCCACGCTGGTTCCGACCGCAGCGATCCCTGTTGCATTGATCGGCACATTTGCCATGATGGCAGGCATCGGCTTCTCGATTAACATGCTCACGCTGTTCGGAATCGTGCTGGCAATCGGAATCGTCGTGGATGATGCGATCGTGGTTGTTGAAAACGCTTCGCGTCATATCGACGCAGGGCTGTCGCCGAAAGAAGCCGCCGTCAAAGCGATGGACGAAATCACCGGTCCGGTGATCGCTACAACATTGGTGCTGCTGGCCGTGTTCGTTCCGACTGCCTTCATGGGCGGGATCGTCGGTGAAATGTATCGCCAGTTTGCGTTGACGATTTCCGCGGCGGTGGCCCTTAGCACCGTGAATGCACTTTCCCTGAGCCCGGCGTTGTGTGGACTGCTGCTTCGTCCCACGAAGGAAACGGCTCAGCGAGGCGAGTTCCTGCCCCGAACCTTGGTGGCGCTACTGCTGGCCGCGGTTGGGTGCTGGCTGGCTTTTCGCTTTGTCGGCGGACTTGGTTGGACGACGACGGTCGCCGCGATTGCCGCTCCGATCATCGCCGCCCTGGCAGGCTGGTTGTGCGCGGCCTTTTTAAACGGCCTTTTGCGGGGCTTCTTCCGAGTATTCAACCGAGCCTTCGACTTCGGCACGAAACGGTACGAATGGGTCGTCTCCGCTTTGGTCCGTCGGATCTCGATTGCGATCGTCTTGTTCACGATCTTGCTGGTGACAACCGGCTATGGCCTGCAATCGATTCCCAACGGCTTCTTGCCGCTGGAAGATCAGGGCTACGCATTCGTAAACATTCAACTCCCGGACGCCTCGGCTCAGAGTCGGACCGTGGAGGTGGTGAAAGAGATCGACAAGATCATCGCCGAAACGGAAGGAGTCGCCGACTGGGTTTCTGTCGCAGGCTTTTCGATTTTGAGCGGTACCGCAGGCTCGAACAGCGGTCTGGTAGCCGTTGTGTTCGAGCCGTGGGAAGATCGCAAATCGCCCAGCCTAAGCCAGATGGCCATTCTCGGCCGCATCAACGCCAAGTTACGAACGTTGAAGGAAGCAAGCTGCATCGTGTTTCCTCCGCCTCCGATCGACGGCCTGGGAAATGCCAGTGGTTTCCAAATGCAAGTCCAGGATGTCGGCGGGGCAGGGCTGACCACACTGCAAACGATCACCGACGAAATGGTCGCCGATGGCAACGCTCAGTCTGGCCTGCAAGGTCTCAATACAACGTTCCGCGCCGACGTGCCCCAGTTGTATGCCGAGATCGATCGCACCAAGGTCAAGTCGCTTGATATTCCGCTGAACTCCGTCTTCGAAACGATGCAGGCCTTCATGGGTTCGGCTTATGTGAACGACTTCAACCAGTTCGGGCGAACATGGCAAGTTCGCGTGCAAGCCGATCAACGATTCCGCATCGAACCGGAAGACTTGCTGCGATTGGAAGTGCGAAACAAGGCAGGAGAAATGATTCCGCTGGGAGCCTTCACGACGGTTCGACGCACGGTTGGGCCGCAGGTGATTCAGCGGTACAACCTTTACCCATCAGCCCAAATCAATGGTCAACCTGCCCCCGGTTATAGCTCAGGCGAAGCTCTAACCTTGATGGAACAGATGGCAGCCAACAAGTTCCCGCCTTCGATCTCGTACGAATGGACCGGGATGTCGTATCAGGAAAAGCTGCTCAGCGAATCGGAGTCGTTAACCGAGAATCCTTCGTTCATCTTGTTCCTGTCGATCTTGCTGGTGTTCCTGGTGCTGGCCGCGCAGTACGAGAGTTGGACCAGTCCCATGGCGGTGATCGCAGTCGTTCCGCTCTCTGCGTTGGGGGTGGTGATCGCCCTGCTTTCACGCGGCGCGGATAACAACGTTTACACGCAAATCGGTTTGGTGCTGTTGGTGGCCCTCGCTAGTAAGAATGCCATTCTGATCGTCGAGTTCGCCGCGGAACTGCGCCGTGATGGCAAGTCGTTAATCGACTCGGCGGTCGAGGCCGCTACGCTTCGATTCCGAGCCATTCTGATGACGGCGTTCTCTTCGATTCTTGGCTTTTTGCCGCTGTTGATCGCCGCCGGGGCAGGGGCCGCGAGTCGTCAGGCGGTGGGCAATGCGGTGGTGGGTGGTATGATGGCAGCGACGATTTTTTCGTTGCTTTTCGTCCCGTCGTTCTTCGTCATATTTCGAGGACTCGGCGAGTGGCTCGGCATTCAAGCCAAGCCAGAACCTCAGCCTGCGAAGAAATAG
- a CDS encoding potassium channel family protein encodes MFLTRQSEEHGEQIRFSILLGSLVIAVVIGPLLEQTQLGEIVQVTCLSLVFLAAVLVNWRSRVRFSVVGTAALVGLSLHWASLVFTGSEVSIARFVGGFLFLALTASLLMRSIIVEHQATPNAILGSICIYLIMGLMWALGYEALTYMEAEPFAYPKAIAGEEAMPRQNLATLLYFSFVTMSTLGYGDITPQTDLSRTLTWTQSVTGQFYLAVLVARLVSVLPQSSQRESTEVEAK; translated from the coding sequence ATGTTTCTCACCAGACAGTCGGAAGAACATGGCGAGCAAATTCGTTTTTCCATTTTGCTCGGTTCGCTGGTGATCGCCGTTGTTATCGGTCCGCTGCTGGAACAAACCCAACTCGGCGAGATCGTCCAGGTCACCTGTTTGTCGCTCGTTTTTCTAGCGGCGGTACTGGTCAATTGGCGAAGCCGCGTTCGATTCTCGGTGGTTGGCACCGCGGCACTTGTTGGGCTTTCGCTGCACTGGGCCTCGCTTGTGTTCACAGGCAGCGAGGTTTCGATTGCTCGGTTCGTTGGCGGGTTCCTTTTCTTGGCGCTGACAGCGTCGCTTCTGATGCGTTCGATCATCGTCGAACACCAGGCCACTCCCAATGCGATCCTGGGATCGATCTGCATCTATTTGATCATGGGACTGATGTGGGCACTTGGCTACGAAGCGTTGACTTACATGGAAGCCGAACCGTTCGCTTATCCCAAGGCAATCGCGGGCGAAGAAGCCATGCCGAGGCAAAATCTAGCGACCCTGCTGTACTTCAGCTTCGTGACGATGTCGACGCTCGGCTATGGAGATATCACGCCACAGACCGATCTTTCGCGAACGCTGACCTGGACGCAATCGGTCACAGGGCAGTTCTACCTGGCGGTACTGGTGGCTCGCCTGGTGAGCGTGCTGCCGCAAAGCAGTCAGCGAGAATCAACCGAAGTCGAAGCGAAGTAG
- a CDS encoding class I SAM-dependent methyltransferase, with protein sequence MKPLSASDLTTLQQTLLITLRGKALESQFADSVLEDRFAADAIEKVDFDFQQIPLTHEAIVAMAVRAKVLDVWTSQFLNQHPQANVIHLGCGLDSRLFRVDPKPETAWWEIDFPEVIQLRRQIYPPRSGCTLIGASMLEDAWLQQIPQDRPTLIVAEGVLAYLDAEQVQQIFRSMVAYFESGELAFDAYNSWGVWWLNQLPIMRNSKEQLHWRLDHPRLLEQSVPGLRLQEENTDGIAQQAARVGWWMRTAFLTSRWIPPLRRMGQLLRFDFG encoded by the coding sequence GTGAAACCTTTGTCGGCATCTGATCTGACCACATTGCAGCAAACGCTGCTCATTACGCTGCGTGGCAAGGCATTGGAAAGCCAGTTTGCCGACTCAGTGCTCGAAGATCGATTCGCGGCGGATGCAATTGAAAAAGTCGACTTCGATTTCCAGCAAATCCCGCTTACGCACGAAGCGATCGTCGCGATGGCGGTCCGAGCCAAGGTGCTCGACGTGTGGACCAGTCAGTTCCTCAATCAGCATCCCCAGGCCAACGTAATCCATCTGGGATGTGGCCTCGATAGTCGTTTGTTTCGCGTAGATCCGAAGCCGGAAACGGCCTGGTGGGAAATCGATTTTCCGGAGGTCATCCAGCTTCGACGGCAGATCTATCCGCCGCGTTCCGGGTGCACTCTGATTGGTGCCTCGATGCTGGAAGATGCGTGGCTACAGCAGATCCCTCAAGATCGTCCCACGCTCATCGTGGCGGAAGGAGTCTTGGCCTATCTGGACGCAGAGCAGGTCCAGCAGATCTTTCGGTCGATGGTCGCATACTTTGAATCAGGTGAGCTGGCATTCGATGCCTACAACAGTTGGGGCGTGTGGTGGCTGAACCAATTGCCGATCATGCGGAACTCGAAGGAGCAACTTCATTGGCGACTTGATCATCCCCGGCTGCTCGAACAGTCGGTGCCAGGGCTTCGGCTGCAGGAAGAGAACACCGATGGTATTGCTCAGCAGGCGGCCCGCGTCGGATGGTGGATGCGGACTGCATTTCTCACGTCACGTTGGATTCCGCCGCTTCGCCGAATGGGGCAGCTACTTCGCTTCGACTTCGGTTGA
- a CDS encoding sulfatase-like hydrolase/transferase has protein sequence MPQLARLVLALCLVPFAASWFSTLEAADTEQPNILFLFTDDQAGWALGASGYPHAVTPNLDNLVKDGAYLTNAFTVTPVCSPSRASLISGRYGTELGIQDWIHPQREPDLGLPLETVTWVQLLKDAGYHTGLVGKWHLGTPDAMHPTQFGYDHFVGFRTGGAPTKNPTLEKDGKNQKFEGLTTDILTDFAIDFLKEQKGDQPFCLSVHFRAPHTAWLPVAEEDWAPFAELDPTIPNPDYPKLDVPRVKKMTREYLASVAGVDRNVGRILKTLKAKGFEDNTIVIFSSDHGYNMGHNGIWHKGNGHWVLTENPPATENIPKGQRPNMYDLALRIPTIVRWPGKVKPGTKIDDTVSNLDWFPTVLEMANVKLPAEVKIHGESFVPLLQGKDVKWDNDFYAEYSTKHQSHTHMRMYRTPEWKLIRDYLNSGRDELYHLTDDPAEANNLIDSDSPEVKAVTAKLDAKIQQHMKAINDPVLETLSAK, from the coding sequence ATGCCCCAACTTGCAAGACTTGTTCTGGCCCTTTGTCTCGTCCCATTCGCAGCGTCGTGGTTCTCGACACTTGAAGCGGCTGACACCGAACAGCCCAACATTTTATTTCTGTTCACCGACGATCAGGCCGGATGGGCCTTGGGGGCATCGGGCTACCCACATGCAGTGACGCCGAATCTCGACAACCTGGTGAAGGACGGCGCCTACCTGACGAACGCTTTTACCGTGACCCCAGTCTGCAGTCCGTCGCGGGCCTCGTTAATTTCAGGTCGCTACGGAACGGAACTCGGTATCCAGGATTGGATTCATCCGCAGCGTGAACCAGATCTTGGCTTGCCCCTGGAGACGGTTACCTGGGTGCAACTGCTGAAAGATGCTGGTTACCATACCGGCCTGGTTGGTAAATGGCATCTTGGAACGCCAGATGCGATGCACCCGACTCAGTTCGGCTACGATCACTTCGTCGGTTTTCGCACTGGGGGTGCTCCCACGAAGAACCCAACGCTCGAGAAGGATGGCAAGAACCAAAAGTTCGAGGGCCTGACCACCGACATCCTGACTGACTTCGCGATCGACTTTCTGAAGGAACAAAAGGGGGACCAACCCTTTTGTCTGTCGGTTCATTTCCGTGCCCCGCACACCGCATGGCTCCCCGTCGCGGAAGAAGACTGGGCTCCGTTTGCGGAACTCGATCCCACGATCCCGAATCCGGATTACCCAAAACTCGACGTTCCACGCGTGAAAAAGATGACGCGTGAGTACCTGGCCAGCGTGGCTGGGGTCGACCGCAATGTGGGTCGCATTCTCAAGACACTCAAGGCGAAGGGCTTCGAGGACAACACCATCGTGATTTTCTCGAGCGACCATGGTTACAACATGGGTCACAACGGAATCTGGCATAAAGGGAACGGTCATTGGGTCCTGACGGAAAATCCACCCGCCACCGAGAACATCCCGAAGGGTCAGCGTCCTAACATGTACGACCTGGCCCTGCGAATCCCGACGATCGTTCGTTGGCCTGGCAAAGTGAAACCAGGCACCAAGATCGACGACACGGTCTCGAATCTCGACTGGTTCCCAACCGTGTTGGAAATGGCAAACGTCAAGTTACCAGCGGAAGTGAAGATCCATGGCGAGAGCTTCGTTCCGCTGCTACAAGGCAAAGACGTGAAATGGGACAACGACTTCTATGCGGAATACAGCACGAAGCATCAGTCGCACACGCACATGCGGATGTATCGTACGCCGGAATGGAAGTTGATTCGTGACTATTTGAACTCAGGCCGTGACGAACTTTATCACTTGACCGACGATCCGGCCGAGGCAAACAACTTGATCGATTCCGATTCGCCAGAAGTGAAGGCGGTGACTGCCAAGCTGGATGCCAAGATCCAGCAGCACATGAAGGCGATCAACGATCCGGTGCTTGAAACGCTTTCGGCCAAATAG
- a CDS encoding SgcJ/EcaC family oxidoreductase produces the protein MKRIALSWLLAVGIAGTGWAQEKPPEAPLPEAEVAAEADSPEVTVELVLTEDETAILAAVDSYVAAFNKGDGKALAQHWTEDGEFVMESGEVLKGHDAMISQFSTYFESNPGVKLELTNTQIKMISPRVASESGLARVLAEGQEPSETVYEAIHVKTPEGWRIDSVKEEAAPADAPSHYDHLQSLEWMIGKWVDNAEEGMTIETTGRWTTNQNFIVRTFRVFIEDQVDFEGTQVIGWDPSNDAIRSWTFDSDGGFGVGRWSNNGSRWTVQALSVLPDGRRASSTNIYDVVDENTVQFKSIGRQVDGQLMPSIETLTIIRAE, from the coding sequence ATGAAACGAATTGCTTTGAGTTGGCTGCTGGCCGTTGGAATCGCCGGAACAGGCTGGGCCCAGGAAAAGCCGCCTGAGGCTCCCCTGCCAGAGGCTGAAGTTGCTGCCGAGGCAGACAGTCCGGAAGTAACGGTTGAACTGGTTTTAACCGAAGATGAAACGGCCATTCTGGCTGCGGTCGATTCTTACGTCGCCGCATTCAACAAAGGGGATGGCAAAGCCCTGGCTCAACACTGGACCGAGGATGGCGAGTTCGTCATGGAGTCGGGCGAAGTGCTCAAAGGTCATGACGCCATGATCAGTCAGTTCTCTACGTACTTCGAGTCGAACCCGGGCGTGAAGCTGGAACTGACCAACACGCAAATCAAGATGATCTCGCCACGGGTTGCCTCGGAATCGGGTTTGGCCCGGGTGCTTGCCGAAGGCCAAGAGCCGAGCGAGACGGTCTACGAAGCGATCCATGTGAAGACGCCGGAAGGCTGGCGGATCGATAGTGTGAAAGAAGAGGCAGCCCCGGCAGATGCTCCTTCGCACTACGATCACCTGCAGTCGCTGGAATGGATGATTGGCAAGTGGGTCGACAACGCCGAAGAAGGCATGACGATCGAAACGACCGGACGTTGGACCACGAACCAAAACTTCATCGTGCGTACCTTCCGGGTGTTCATTGAAGATCAGGTCGATTTTGAAGGAACACAGGTCATCGGCTGGGATCCGAGCAACGATGCGATTCGTTCGTGGACGTTTGATTCGGACGGAGGTTTCGGCGTCGGACGTTGGTCGAACAATGGAAGTCGCTGGACCGTTCAAGCCTTGAGCGTGCTGCCGGATGGTCGCCGCGCGTCTTCCACCAACATCTATGACGTGGTGGACGAAAACACCGTTCAGTTCAAGTCGATTGGCCGCCAGGTGGATGGCCAGTTGATGCCAAGCATCGAGACACTGACGATCATTCGCGCGGAATAG
- a CDS encoding sigma-70 family RNA polymerase sigma factor has product MSQSHVSDRDPTPFVELIVKHERALMRYIRSMFPRPDDAEEVWQSTAIVLWEKFDEFDPERDFLPWAQRFAYFEGLRRRRKIARDRMVFSESAMQSLAETHDASREHLNRRSRALQDCVDQLTAQDASLLRSRYESEVTIGELAQQMQTTAKSLYRRLDRIRDKLAQCVRRRVALAEE; this is encoded by the coding sequence ATGTCCCAGTCGCATGTTTCCGATCGCGATCCGACACCTTTTGTCGAGCTCATCGTGAAGCATGAACGTGCGCTGATGCGGTACATCCGATCGATGTTTCCGCGGCCAGACGACGCCGAAGAAGTGTGGCAATCGACTGCGATCGTTTTATGGGAGAAGTTCGATGAGTTTGATCCTGAGCGGGATTTTCTGCCGTGGGCTCAACGCTTTGCGTACTTCGAGGGGCTGCGGCGTCGGCGGAAGATCGCTCGCGATCGCATGGTGTTCTCCGAGAGCGCGATGCAGTCGTTAGCCGAAACCCACGACGCCTCGCGCGAACATCTGAATCGTCGCAGCCGAGCCCTTCAGGACTGCGTCGACCAACTGACCGCCCAGGACGCTTCGCTGCTTCGTTCTCGATACGAATCCGAGGTAACGATCGGCGAGCTTGCCCAGCAAATGCAAACCACGGCCAAAAGCCTTTACCGCCGGCTGGATCGAATCCGAGACAAACTAGCCCAATGCGTCCGTCGCCGCGTCGCCTTGGCAGAAGAGTAA
- a CDS encoding LamG domain-containing protein produces the protein MNSETLKLEREARQAYDAVVSSQLTDEQFAALEARLLADPEFRQAYVEQVDLEAELEHRFGSEPVTTASQRSTSHRSWAIPFAIALSLLLLLGVWNLIGIERFTSSIEDPIAARFTETQLLGQRPVAIVVQRSESSAADSLLDVGDRVKPGVLRLSRGEMQLEFLSGVRLQLEGPSEIHLLSDQEATLVHGHAAIVTPPETRSFSLNGPVSAIASGSSEFVYNVTDQQTGTIDVYQGEVMASLLGPSGDTLQNELVSSQQSATFAAGNLLVANKPFSPENRVDRLPVDDVSLSTDARYANLVKEDEPLVYWRFEEDDLIGNQVRNHMSDRYAATLHGPQDGSLTVSAGKAQFGESPDSRYLGISEPIEGLNAGEFTVEFWVRTDRMHWGTFFGILPVDQHDRQRESHLCVLEYANKTNVVHRPATVRMLYRYPPTSYTGGMNVFSAQSCAPGIWTHVVAVRRTDGIYLYCNGKLQFILDALDFDDQSAYSVLLGQLDSVRPQRQLEGQIDEVAIYRKALSEEQIRRHYEMIADPSKT, from the coding sequence ATGAATTCCGAAACGCTCAAACTCGAACGCGAAGCCCGTCAGGCCTACGATGCCGTCGTCAGCAGCCAACTGACCGACGAGCAGTTCGCTGCCCTGGAAGCTCGACTTTTGGCCGACCCAGAATTCCGCCAGGCTTACGTCGAACAAGTCGACCTGGAAGCGGAACTGGAACATCGCTTCGGCAGCGAACCGGTTACGACCGCCTCACAGCGTTCAACATCGCATCGCTCGTGGGCGATTCCATTCGCCATCGCCCTTTCCCTGCTGCTTCTGCTGGGTGTCTGGAATCTGATCGGTATCGAGCGTTTCACTTCGTCAATTGAAGATCCGATCGCCGCACGTTTTACCGAGACGCAACTGCTCGGCCAACGTCCCGTGGCGATTGTCGTGCAGCGAAGTGAGTCTTCCGCTGCCGACTCGCTACTCGATGTGGGCGACCGCGTGAAGCCAGGCGTCCTGCGTTTGAGTCGCGGCGAGATGCAGCTCGAGTTCCTCTCAGGGGTACGACTGCAACTGGAAGGCCCCAGTGAGATCCACCTGCTTTCCGATCAAGAGGCCACGTTGGTCCACGGACATGCGGCCATCGTCACCCCGCCCGAAACTCGTTCGTTCTCGCTCAACGGTCCGGTGTCGGCCATTGCATCCGGTTCGAGTGAATTCGTTTACAACGTGACCGATCAGCAAACAGGCACGATCGATGTTTACCAGGGTGAGGTCATGGCTTCGCTGCTGGGGCCTTCGGGCGATACCCTTCAAAACGAACTCGTTTCATCTCAGCAGTCCGCGACCTTTGCCGCTGGCAACTTGCTGGTTGCTAACAAACCGTTCTCGCCAGAGAACCGCGTCGATCGGCTGCCGGTGGACGATGTCTCGCTAAGCACCGATGCCCGCTATGCCAACCTGGTGAAAGAAGACGAGCCGCTCGTCTATTGGCGTTTTGAAGAGGATGACCTCATCGGCAATCAGGTACGCAATCATATGTCGGATCGCTACGCCGCGACTCTGCACGGACCACAAGATGGTTCGCTGACCGTCTCAGCTGGCAAAGCCCAATTTGGCGAGAGCCCCGATTCACGCTACCTCGGGATTAGCGAACCGATCGAAGGCTTGAACGCTGGCGAATTCACCGTCGAGTTCTGGGTTCGTACCGATCGAATGCATTGGGGAACGTTCTTCGGCATCTTGCCGGTCGATCAACACGATCGCCAGCGAGAGAGTCACCTTTGCGTGCTGGAGTATGCCAACAAGACAAACGTCGTCCATCGCCCGGCCACAGTGCGAATGCTTTATCGTTACCCGCCCACTTCCTACACCGGCGGCATGAACGTCTTTAGTGCGCAGTCGTGTGCTCCTGGCATCTGGACGCATGTGGTTGCTGTTCGTCGGACCGATGGAATTTATCTGTACTGCAACGGCAAGCTTCAGTTCATCCTCGATGCCCTCGACTTCGACGATCAATCCGCCTATTCGGTTCTGCTCGGTCAACTCGATTCAGTGCGACCTCAACGCCAACTAGAAGGTCAGATCGACGAGGTGGCGATCTACCGGAAGGCACTTAGCGAAGAGCAGATCCGTCGCCACTACGAGATGATCGCTGACCCATCCAAGACTTAA